One Clostridia bacterium DNA window includes the following coding sequences:
- a CDS encoding RluA family pseudouridine synthase, protein MIEYKHSKQPMKLSKSLSLHGHDVSYNNLMKILRKKDVLINGIRVNKDVVVNQNDLIKIYVPKNPSSVLTKTIPIIYQDNNIVIVDKPAGLETEGEFSVTTVLQNMGYNALAVHRLDKNTQGIMVFALNAIAKEELDLAFFQKRVHKIYRAEVAGFLDPPENTLSAYLFKDSSKSEVIISKTPKDGYVSIKTGYKVIKELELTSLIDVYLYTGRTHQIRAHMAFIGHPVIGDGKYGDYKINNQLKAKTQRLKAYSLSFEFKDGVLSYLNQKTFLTNTDFN, encoded by the coding sequence ATGATAGAATACAAACACTCAAAACAACCTATGAAATTATCTAAGTCCCTATCTTTACATGGGCATGATGTTTCATATAATAATCTGATGAAAATTTTGCGAAAAAAAGATGTTTTGATTAACGGTATAAGAGTCAACAAAGATGTCGTAGTCAATCAAAATGATCTAATCAAGATATATGTTCCAAAAAATCCATCTTCTGTTTTAACCAAAACAATACCAATAATATATCAGGACAATAATATAGTAATAGTAGACAAGCCGGCAGGATTGGAAACCGAAGGAGAATTTTCGGTTACAACTGTTCTTCAAAATATGGGTTATAATGCCTTAGCTGTTCACAGACTAGACAAAAACACACAAGGCATAATGGTGTTTGCGCTTAACGCCATAGCCAAAGAAGAACTTGACCTTGCTTTTTTTCAAAAAAGGGTGCATAAGATTTATAGAGCAGAAGTTGCCGGGTTTTTAGATCCGCCCGAAAATACATTGTCGGCATATCTTTTTAAAGACAGCAGTAAATCCGAAGTCATTATCAGCAAAACCCCAAAAGACGGCTATGTTTCCATAAAAACGGGATATAAAGTAATTAAAGAATTGGAACTAACTTCATTAATAGATGTGTATTTATATACAGGGCGAACTCATCAAATACGTGCGCATATGGCGTTTATAGGACATCCTGTAATAGGCGACGGCAAATACGGCGATTATAAAATAAACAATCAATTAAAAGCTAAGACCCAAAGGCTCAAAGCGTACAGCTTGTCGTTTGAATTTAAAGACG